In Motacilla alba alba isolate MOTALB_02 chromosome 17, Motacilla_alba_V1.0_pri, whole genome shotgun sequence, the DNA window TAGTTCTCATTCTTGGGACATCTTCAGATGCACGAGGTGGAGATgatgctttgctgctgcagagttcCTTCAGCGTGGCTCAGGCTTGGTGTGTTGGTCATTGTTTTTCCTGAGTGTGGAATCCAaacagcctctgcagctgcctccctgcAATGCAGTGTCTCCCCAGCCCACGCCAACTGTAGGTTCTCAGCAAGTGACACACTTTGGGTGCCTTATTTCCTCATTCTCTTTGttcacagcacttttttttttcttcaaacattTGTCTTAGTGCAAAATAATCCTCTCTGTATTCACgactttctcttttctttctccacagaCAAAAAACGGCGACTCCCTTCCATCCAGCGTGACTCCCCGAGTGCAGCGTAACCCTCAGGCCTCCTCCAAGCACCCCAGCCCCGagtcagaggcagcagagcagaaggcCCTGCTCACAGTGCAGTACAGCCTCCTCAAAATCCTCAGCAAGTCTCTCGCCGCCCTGCGCCATTTCACCCCTGATGTCTGCCAGATCCTCCTGGATCAGGTGGGTGCTCCGAAGGGGGGTttccagcacttccagggatattCTGGATGTGTGTGTCCTGCTTGATACAGTGACCCCACTGTGTATctgtctgctgctctgcatagagcaggaaggcaggagacaAGGAATTTGCCTTGGGAATCAGGCACTGCACAGCGTGAAGACTTGGCTGAGCTTTTGTGTGATCTGCACGAGGCTGCGTATGTGTGACCTTATGGAGCAGACTATAACCCAGTTGGTTTGTACCTTCAGGATACCATTCTACAGGAAAAATGCTCTTGTCGTGCTCCCGTGGTGGTGTGACCCAATGCCTGGTCTCCAGGTTCAGAAAAGGAAGGTTTAATCCTTTATTCTGGCAGTGTCCTGCTGCTAAGTGTTGGGTAGGCAACATCCTCCTGTgcctctgggagcagccagtACTTTGGTGTGCCAGTGATGGCAGCTGTGTGAGGAGAGCCCTGGGGTCTGATccagtgcagtgctgtgcaggacACTTCACTGCTCCAAGCTGCACACCTGAGACTCGGGAAATAATCACAGTGCTTCTATTTCTCCATATAAGAAGCATGATAAGGGACTGGGTATTCCTGTTCCTATGGCAACACCATCCTCATGGCCTCCTGGGTCTCACTCCTCTTTCTGTTCCTCCACAGTCACTGGACCTTGCTGAGTACAACGTGCTCTTTGTCTTGAGTTTCACCACGCCAGCCTTTGATTCGGACGTTGCACCTTCCTTTGGGACCCTCCTTGCCACAGTCAACGTGGCCCTGAACATGCTGGGAGAGGTACTGGCCCTTTGTGTGTCTGGGAGCACGGCAGCTGCAGTGATCCCAGAGTGCTCCTTCAGATGAGACTCTGAAGAGCATGAGCAGTTCTTTGCTATCTCCTGTCTCTAATgcctgtctttttttccctcgAAGATGGATAAGAAGAAAGAACCTTTCcctcaggctgcagggctgaatATGCAAGAGGGAACCAAAACCCTCAAGTAAGTTTCTAGTTACTCGATGTAGTTACAGCCAAGCAGCAGTCCGAGCTCCTCAGATCAGAACTGAAGTTTAGAGGCATTTGTGTGTCTTTGTACATCCCTTAACTTTTTGACCTGGAAACCAGAGTGTGATGACCTTTTTGGCTCCTACTGATTCGTGCTTCCTTGCACAGGTCTCTGCTCATGTTTACAATGGAGAACTGTTTCTACCTGCTCATCTCCCAGGCCGTTCGGTACCTGCGGGACCCGGCCGTGCACCCCCGGGACAAGCAGCGGATgaagcaggagctcagctcGGAGCTGGTGAGCACCTCGAGCTGTCCTCTCACTGCTCAGTGTGTCTTGTCTGTGGCTGCCCATTTCCCAGCATGGCTGAACAGCCCCGGGCTGCTCGTGTGCCACATTCCTGTGCcacggcagggctgggggagggaggggaggtgCTGGAACCTTCTTGACTTGTTGCGCTCTTGAATTTCAGAGTacgctgctctccagcctgtcccgGTACTTCCGCCGGGGGGGTCCCTCTTCACCTGCCAGCGGggtccttccctctccccaagGGAAGTCTGCCTCCAAGCTGGGTCCAGAGGGGCAGGAGCCCTTGTTTCAGCTGGTGCAGGCCTTTGTCCGACACGTGCAGAGATAGATCCCATCCTGGCCCTGCCTCCCTTGTCAGGACCTGCGGAACAATTCACATCCACCACAGAAAGCATCACCTTTGGCAGAGCTGTAATGAGgactgggaagggagggaggccACGTGTGGGCAGTGGTGTCACCTGAGCAGCGAGATCCCACGGAACTCTTGCCACCCAGGAGCAGAGTGAATGTAAGGAGAGCCCAGCTGGCTCTCATGAGCAGCCCACGTGCACAGTCTGCTCTCCCTGTCTGCCAGAGCATCCTGGCTGGGTACAAGCACTGAACAGtcaaaacctttatttttatagctTGTACCTCAGCTGGGGAAGCTGTGGAGATGCTTTCTGCCGGGCATTAACTCTGCTCCTAACACAAGGTGCAATCTGCATCTCCTGCGTGGAGTCCAGCTAAGGCACACCCAAGGGATCAGCCAGCAATTCAGAGACCATCTTTCTACTGCTATTTTTGTACTGAATGGTTCAAGGCACGATGGTGTATGTGTGCTCACGCCTTCCCTGCACCCTGCAGtctgtgtgttgtgtgtgtttCTGAAGAGCAAGGCCTCACTTAAGGTTTTTACGTCAAAATTCCATTGCTCCAGTCTTGCAGTTTTTTGTAACTGTGCCCTATTTATACTGATATTAAAACCTTTATAGACAGCAGCTGTGTTCATGGCTTTGTGTtggacacagcagcaccagtTCTGCAGTGTCTGGGTGGTAGTTCTGCTGAGCTGAAATCCCAGCTAATGTTGTGACTTCTAGGTGACAATCCAGAGACTGTCTGAAATGATTGTAATTAGAGCCTGATTCCCTGGGTTCCCCACACCCACTCCCTTTCTCTTACTCTCCTGCTGGGGAACTCGTAGGAGGTTTGAAAGGAGCAGCACTACAAAATACTCCTCAGGGATGATTCCCCTGCACATGGTGGGGGCCCTGCACAGGAATCCCTGGCTGCACAGTGGAGGTGCATCATGTGCTGCAGCTCTACATCAACAAACTCTTTATGCTTCTGAGGCTCAGTGTGTAGTAATGACCATAAGAGAAAGTCAGTGATTATTGCTTAAAATACAGCCTGAAATCCAGACTGACTTATCTAAGCTAAGAAATCAAATTTCAGTGTAGCTGTGAGCTAATAACCTTCTGGTTCTTTCCTAAATAGACACTTGATTGCTTTACCAGCCAGAACCTTTTTAATTTCAATGGTTTTAAGAGACTAGAGCTAGAAAATGAGATTATCTTGCTTTGaggttgtttggggttttttaccttACAAGCTTAAGTGCTGGCAGTATCCTGGCACATTTCTTTGATCTGGTGTCATGTGCCCTGAGGGCTTTGGAGAGATTTGGACTGGCTGGAGTAAGGTCTTAAAGTAGAAGGGAGAGGGGCTTGTGAGATGGTGTGACAGTCTAAACCCAGTGGTGTTTTGATGAGGCTGCCTGTAACCAGAATCACTTTGTGCCATGGGGAACTGGGTGTGACCAGGGAGCGCTGAAGGTGAACAATGGATGAGggctgccaagggcaggagaaGCAAAGCTGGACTCTGGTCCATCTGAGCAAGTTCAGTTACAGCAGAGGCTGTCACTTGACAGCTGTGGTTGggatctttcctttttccttcctttccttttggcCTTGGAAGTTGCAGTGTGCTCATCACTGTATTGGTGTTCAACAAGAATGGATTCTTCTAGATGTTTATTCAAGCACCAGAGTGAGTTGGTGGTGCTTGGCAGGAGCCCTTGGTGCCAGACAGCAaaagcagtgggagctgctggttcCATGTGTttagagctgcagcagcatttcagtcTTGAGTTgcacctgtccctgtccctgtcccgcaGGCACAGAGGGGAGCCAGCCAAGGGGGCTCCCCTGCCATCTGCAAAGAAGCAGCACAATTGTCACCTTGTCAAGAGTCAGGAGTAGCAATAGATGTtccatgtgctttttttcctactgcagAGGGAACAGAGTGCTGGTGCCAGGAAGAGAATTCcttcaggctgctctgagggaAGAGACCATTTTCTGCTTCAttaagctgctgctgctttaatgGACCAAGGAGAGGAATAACAGGGGAACAGGGATATCACTGGCCCGAGGGAAAGTATACATGCTGGAAGGGAAATAGGCAGGAGTAGATCTCTAATAGATCAGGACTATGAGAGTGGTAGTCCTGGCAGTTTTAAAACTAACTAGAACAGCAACATCATTTGATTTCCCTGTTCTCTTTAATTAGAACAGCCAAGCTTTATTGCTGCATTACAGAGCATTtcaacagctgcttttcccaggagcTCCTCCCAAGCTGGGTGTTAGGGACAAGACTTTGGGATTTTAGATTAGCAGCAGGTCTAGTTTCCATAACAACTAAAAAAGTCTGTTAGATCTAGAATAGCACTTGGGTCTCTCAGCAGCTGAAGTCATCCTGCTGCTCTATTTTTGCTTCAAGTGCAGGAGGAGCTGTTGTTTCTCAGAGCCCCTGAAGCTGTAGTACaactgagctgtgccagctgggaaaggaacCACAGGGCTCTGACAGTGTGTTGGGAGTGTCAGGTGGGACAGGAAGGATGAGCagccttgttttgcttttaaccCCAGCTTCCAAGCCTGGGGCAGCGGGAGGGCACTGCTTTCACCCGCGCTGCTCCCTTTGTCTCCCGTGGCTGGGGAGCAAGGACGGCCCTGAGGCCACAGAAGATGCTGAGGCAGGAGGTCAGGCAGTTTGTTTATTGGCAAATAAGTGCTGAAACCCATGAGCCCCACAAACACAGGTGCTCAGTGCCCTGTTACATTAGAATGGTCACGAAACCTTTGGGAAAGTGCAAAAGATCAATAAACAAGCAAAGTTAGTTCTGACATACCTGGGGAAGGGTGTGAACAGAGTTTGGTGCAGGTGAGTTTCTCTTCCATCCAGCTTGAGTGGAAAACTTGTGACACATCAAGTGGAAGTCCTTTAGGTGAGCTCTAGCTAAGAGTTCATTCCAGAGTgagcaggcacacacacacctgagctGAGCCTGGGTTGTGGGGTGTGTGTGGCCAAGAACAGCTCCTTGTTGGGGGTCACAGCAGGGGGACTGTCCCTTTCTGCACTAGGATGCACCAAGTCTGTTCACTGCTGACATGGGAGGGGAAACATTCATTAAACCAGTGATTCAGGGTGGAAATAAAGTCAGGCTAAAACATGCCTGGACAGAcacactgaaagaaaagccCGGACAATAACACAGGGAGCAAAGCTTGTAAAAAGGCTTGTAAACTTTGCAGTCCAAGAGCAATTTCCCAGAGGAAATGCAAGCAAGACGCATGGTCCCTTTCACAGAGGTTTGGGGTTAGGCCCTACGGTAGCGGGTTGGTCTTCACAAAGAAATCTTCCAGCTtcaggggacaggggcaggtGGGAGTGTCCACCCCAGGACAGTGACTGTGGCTCCTGGCCAGCTGTGCATTGCTGGTctcccaggggacagcagggtgggTGGGCTTAACAGGCTCCTAAATTTTAACTGCAGCCGCCTTGCCTTGCGTGCTGGAACAGGGCAGAGGGGGTGCGTGGGACACTTCCCCGCTGGAATGCTCCATGGGTGGACTTGGGCAATTCTactgctggaggagaggggcAGACAGGCACTGACCCACACCTGACACGGGGAGTGGAACTggtgagcagctgctgagggacagAGCTCACCCCGGGAAAGCCACAGGGAGGAACAAgactggggcagggaagggaaaatgtaATCAAGGAATCTTGTGCCATCAGGACTAACCTCAAAGCAGGCTGCACTGGTAGGTAACGAATTGAGTCTTGGGTGCCATCAGCCCTTTCCCAAAACCTCACCATAACCTAAGTATTCCCACTTCTTTCCCCCAGTTCCCATATTAGCAATGGAGTGTCGACCCTGAAGAGAGCAATGGTCTCGGATGAGGAAATCCGCATTAGAAGTGCCAGATGAGGGGTGCATTCTGCTTTTACATTCTTCTTCCTTAACGTTTAACTTAACAGTTCCAAGTAAGTGACAGGAACTTTCCCTTTCTGGTTCCCTCTTTCCCCTATGAGCCAGTCTGGATCCATGCCTGGCAGGCTGTACACAGTGATCATCTGGGGAGAGAAGACAGCACATCAGACAGGACCTCACTCTGCACACAGAGCCAACAAGTTCAGTCAGATGAGGACTGAAAGAACAGTAATTCCTGAAGTTCATTTAGCAGGCATCTGTGCCCTTTCTCTGGAGCTATCTGCAGCTTTAACACAACATCTATGGAAAACTGCCCAGTGAtgtccctgctgctttttcattctCCAAAGTGACTCAAGGTACTTTTACATGTTGCTATGTCATCCCTTCTGAATATGGAAGTTCAGTCTACAGAAGAGTTTCCAacttgctgatttttctttttttctcagcatgGTTAGAGCAGgcctccagccagcagcttATCCCATGGCTGTGGATAAGGCAGCTGTCTTTGAGGGTCGCAGTGAAGATATTAAGTATTggagtattttattttgggtACAGCTGGGCTTCAACAGAAGGAGTTATTTGGGTGATATTAACTAGTAAATGGCTGTGAGCACAAGCTCACTCCAACTCAGCACATACTGGGAGCCAGGAAAAGACTATTAATAAAGCAGGTCTTAGGGGCAGGAAAAAGAGCCAAAGTCCCTGTTGGGCACCCCatgggctgctgggcagcttcAGCCAAACCCAACACGCAGGCAAGCCACCAACCTCATCTGCAAGAAGTGCCAGCTCAGTGCTGTCAGCTGCTTCGTAGTCGTAGAGGACTCTGGCCCTGCGCGTCCCGCTGGCAGGAGGCTTGACTTCATTGGGgttcagcacagcctctgccacGGTGTTGGGCACCCCAACAATTGTGGGCACCACTGGGATTGTAGGCACAGCAGGGAgcgtggcagcagcagctggaggagaggtAACGCCTGCGGGAGACGCGGATTCCGCGTTGCCTACGAACGTACCTGAAAAtcttacaggggaaaaaagagcacaGCTCAGTGAGGCTCCAGCCTGAGGAACCACTATCAGCTCttcctttcagcagctgctctgcagagatgatgctcagagagctgcagcctaCAGAGCCAGCTGTAACATCCCCACACTGCCCTGCATGTGGGGAAACAGCCTCAGTTCTCAGgtgctgaggctgtgcagcaggTGACACTGCCCACTCTGACTCCAGTGCTCTGTTTCTCCCCTTGCAGAGTACCAGACTGACGTGTGGCACTGCAGAGggggctgggcaggtgctgctctggCCTCTGTTTGCCTGGGTCCCTTGTGCTGTGTCCTTGCCCTGCTCTCACACAGTCTGTGTTACCTGTTCTGCCCGCTAATTCTTCTGGAAAGGGGTGGGCATTGCTGCTGGTGAACTGGAGGCGCCCAGGCTTTGCAGGCTCTCTAGAGAGAGGCAGTGATGGAGCTCAGGCTCGGTTATCTAAGGGCGTACAGCTCTGGCCCTGGCAGAGATCACACAGAGGTCCCAGAGTCACTGAAGGAAGGAGAGCCTCAGAGCTCACCCTGGCCAATATCATACTTACATTTCTCCTTTGGAGCTGCAGGCATGGAAAAAGAATGGAACAGGAGTGTGAGTGAGCACGTAGAGGCAACAGCCCCTCCTGGGTcaggcctgtgctgctgtgacagtCCCAGACAACATCCCAGCCCACCCCACGGGAtgaggagccagcagcactgaaTATGGAATCTGGGATTTGttactgctgcagcagagcatgCTCAGGCTCATTGCTTGGCAACAGGAATTTGAGTCCTGTGTGATTTGACTAATTTAGAGGAGAATGTTCAAACTCCCATGGCCATCATGCTTCGAGAGGAATGTAAAAATCCAGTGGCAAAGCCTGCTCCAAATGCACCACCACCAGCAGGACTGGCCACCACTGTAAACTCAGAAACTCTGTCAGAGCTGTGAGGGCACTTCATAACTTCTGCCCAACATTATGtatgggagcaggaaagagccctgagctggggctAAGGAGATCAACAATCCTCAGAGAAGTAAAAGCAATCTCTTGTCTTACCTGCCCAGTTGCTTCTGTAGATCCAGCATGAACTGGTAGCACTGAGCATAGTAGTTGGTCTGAGACTCCACAAACTCGTGGAGACAGCGCAGATGATTCACCTGGAGGGAAAAGGATCTTCAGCTGGGCTGCGTTTGGTTGCCAGGCACAGAaactctcctgctgcagctacTGCTCCCCTGAGGTACCCCCAGTTTACCACCTCTTCTACCTCTATTCCACATGCAGGACTCCACGATGCTctgggcaggagccaagagtctctgcagcccctggtgcccAGGAGGACTCACGTGTGTGCTGCTGatgccctccagcagcagccgggTCACCTCTGCCTGCCGGTCGAACTCGCTCTGGGTGAGCCTCAGCTCGTGCTCCGCCTGCAAACAGGACGGGGGCTCAGGCAGCACGAGGCAggagccctgtgctgcctctgcagccccccaCCTCCACACCCCCCTTAGGCAGAGAGACACGGGGGCTGCAGGATCCCCGTGCAGCTGTGACActgagcagcaggcacaagAGACCCCGGTTGGGATCCCAGAGGCCTCTGGCTGCATTCCAGCCTGATTCCTTCTTAATCCTGCATTGGACCACTGCAGGTGATGGAATGGCAGCTCAAAACTGCTGCCTCAAGCAAGGGAGCTCCTACTCCCACAAGACTAGAACATGAAGATGGGGAGGCTTTGTTAATCCTGAGGTATGTGGGAAGTCAGTCCCATGCCAGCTCTGGTCCCTTGAATCCCCTGGTTCTGcacctgcaggaacaggaataTGACAGCCTCCCTAGGCTTCTCTCTGGAAGtgcagtggttttgtttttatcagcacagaacaaagactGAGGCCAGGCAGCATTTaccaaactgctgctgctaatTAAATCTGCAATGGAGATGAACATCCCGATGCAGCTTCTACCCAAGGGTCTCCTGTGGGGCTGGTTACTGATTCTGAGCTAGGAGGAATTCAACACTGGTGAATagcaggcagctgcacagcaggcTTTGGGGATTCAGAGACAGACTCAGACTCACATCTCTCCCCCCACCAAAGAGAGCATTTACACCGGGGCAATTTTGCAGTACCAGAACGCCCAGGTGGATCCTGGCAAGGAGATCTCCAgaagtgctggagcagccaagtgctctggggctggctctcccctcctgctgaTGGAAAGGGGTGACAAGCATCCCCGGGTGTTCTCTGTTCTCTGCAGCATTCCTTAACACCTGTGCTGGTGTCCTCTTGGGATGAGCTGTGACTGGTCACAGAAGAGTGACAGCCACTCAGCTCCAGCTCACTGGGAAGAgcctttcccctcctccaggAGCGTGCAGCCATCAGAGAGCTGCCACAGTGCAGGGGgttcttttgctgctttgggaatGCCCTGACCACTCTGGCACAGGACTGACATGTCTGGAGTTGAGCCCAGAGGGCTGATCCAGCCAGGCTGacaggctcagagcagaggcCACATCCCTGGTGACCCCAGAGGAGACCCAGTATTCCCAGCAGGacaagctgcaggagctgctggggccagcacagctctcatcTGGGAGCAGCATTACCAGTGTAGAGCCAGGCTACAACAGAGAAATGCTGGGACTGTCTTGTAATCAGATTTGTCTATTTTAAGCTACAACTCAACTGATCTATTTTCTTGCATCCTCTGTATGAAGGGGATTATTTAAAGGAGAAGAGGgaatgtaacagaaaaaaacagtgcaATGCCTTCAAAACACCAAGTGATCCTTGCTCCCGTGAGCTGAGACTCCAGTATTCAGAGCTGTTTAAGCTTGTGCCAGGCAGACCCAGCTCCATTTGGTGCTGCCTGGGATTTGCCCCTCCCTGCCAactctgagcagctgcaggatgcagTTTCCTATAAAGCCAGAGCTGGATGGTCACTGGGAGGCCCCTTCCAAGCTTCTCCAAGACATGGAGAACTCCAACATTTACTTACACACTTCAGTCTATCCAAGCAGAATAACCCAAAGAGAGGACAGAGGAACAGATCCTTGCATGCTCATAGCTGACTGCAGCCAGCTTGTTTGAGGGACTGAAGGACTTAAAGAACAGGAAGAGCTGGTTCAGGAACAGCCAGTCCATTCTGCAGATGCCTTTGGAGGAACAGCAACAAGCTGCTGTCATGCACAGCACACAGAACCTCTGCCATCCTGCACTTCAGGCTTCACAGCAATGCCTGCTGGGGGTGTTTGAGGTGTGAAAGAACAGGAGCCCAGAAGGTGTCTCTGGAAGCTCCATGCAGTGCTGGAGCTCCACACAGAGCTCACCTTGGTCTCAgccctccatccatccccatgGAGAAGTCACACTTCCCTTCCAGAGCCTCCACGGATCAGAAGGGTAAGTGCAGCTCATCCAGAGAGAATCAACTCCGTGAGGCTTCAAACCTCCCCCCCCGAccaagctgctcctgcagcagctggggatgtgcTCTGTCCTTGCTCCAGCTCTGTGTGGAGCCAGCTGGATGGATTGGGCCAGGGGCTACCCAGAGGCACATGGAGGATCAGAGCCTTGGCcgcaggagcagagctggtcaCACCTCAAGCACCACCTCTGCCCCTGTCACACAGTGCAGGGCTCCGAGCTCCTTTcaccacacacagacacacacctgGATGCCAGGGAAGTGTTCCCACCAGGGACAGCCAAGGGGCCCATGGCTCATCCCAAGCTGCTGTCATTGCACTGAACACACAGAGGGATCAGGGCTGGGGCACACAATGACAGCAGTGGCCCCTGATCCTCCCTGGAGGGGTTCCACAGCACCCCCGTCCTCTGAACACCCCCAGAAGGTTTGAGCACAATTCCAGCTGGGTACTTACTTTTTCCACCTCGTCGCTCCAAAGCTGTGGGGGCCACAGAGCAACAGGAAAGGAGATCAGTGTTGGAGACGTTGTGGAGCACTCGGCACTAACACCAacaggcagggacactccaTGGACACAGCAGGCCAGCTCCAGGGACAAGCCAGCCCttcacccagcagcagctgccagatcCATGCCCCTTCCCCTCATTCCTGCACCCTTGAGCTCAGTTTCACAACGGGAGAGCgagtccctgccagggctgctgcagccactgcattccatgggctccaggaaaaaaaggattaacAGCAGAGTCCTCTGCACAGCCAGCCtcactctgctgcagctgcagaggctgctggtggAGGACAGCCCTTTTTTAGGATTGTGGAGAGGCAAGTGAGCTTTTTTGAGCTCAGGCCACACAGAGGCAAATGTTCCTCAGCCACGGTCCAGAGAAATGGGATAATGCACCCAGCCTGCACTGCCAACAGGCCTGTGAGGCACAGCAAGGAGGAAGCAGGGGCTGGATGCTGCCTCTGAGCCAGGCAAAACATCACACAAATCCTTCCTACTCTCCTCACCCACAGGGGCACACTCGAGGCAGCAGAACACTGGACACCTCCAGCTGCTTGTGGGATCTGGCTCCAGGACACGAAACAATGAACAGAAGTCACACACAGCAATGGcaaagggagagaggagccagAAGAACACATTGATCCTTCCCAGAGGTCCTTGGCTTGGCCTTTCCTCAGCAGCCAACTACTGCCTCAGTCCTGGCACTGTGAAATCCCCTGGgtccaggagcacagcagcctgcaACACCCACACCAGGGGGGCCAGGGCAGTGACCC includes these proteins:
- the SH3GLB2 gene encoding endophilin-B2 isoform X5; translated protein: MEFNVKKLASDAGVFFSRAMQFTEEKLGQAEKTELDAHFENLLARADCTKNWTEKILRQTEVLLQPNPSARVEEFLYEKLDRKVPSRVTNGELLAQYMTEAASDFGPGTPYGKTLIKVGETQRRLGAAEREFIRSASISFLTPLRNFLEGDWRTISKERRILQNRRLDLDACKARLKKAKAAEAKAACEGDLWSDEVEKAEHELRLTQSEFDRQAEVTRLLLEGISSTHVNHLRCLHEFVESQTNYYAQCYQFMLDLQKQLGSSKGEIFSGTFVGNAESASPAGVTSPPAAAATLPAVPTIPVVPTIVGVPNTVAEAVLNPNEVKPPASGTRRARVLYDYEAADSTELALLADEMITVYSLPGMDPDWLIGERGNQKGKVPVTYLELLS
- the SH3GLB2 gene encoding endophilin-B2 isoform X9, whose product is MEFNVKKLASDAGVFFSRAMQFTEEKLGQAEKTELDAHFENLLARADCTKNWTEKILRQTEVLLQPNPSARVEEFLYEKLDRKVPSRVTNGELLAQYMTEAASDFGPGTPYGKTLIKVGETQRRLGAAEREFIRSASISFLTPLRNFLEGDWRTISKERRILQNRRLDLDACKARLKKAKAAEAKAAAEHELRLTQSEFDRQAEVTRLLLEGISSTHVNHLRCLHEFVESQTNYYAQCYQFMLDLQKQLGRFSGTFVGNAESASPAGVTSPPAAAATLPAVPTIPVVPTIVGVPNTVAEAVLNPNEVKPPASGTRRARVLYDYEAADSTELALLADEMITVYSLPGMDPDWLIGERGNQKGKVPVTYLELLS
- the SH3GLB2 gene encoding endophilin-B2 isoform X8, which codes for MEFNVKKLASDAGVFFSRAMQFTEEKLGQAEKTELDAHFENLLARADCTKNWTEKILRQTEVLLQPNPSARVEEFLYEKLDRKVPSRVTNGELLAQYMTEAASDFGPGTPYGKTLIKVGETQRRLGAAEREFIRSASISFLTPLRNFLEGDWRTISKERRILQNRRLDLDACKARLKKAKAAEAKAAAEHELRLTQSEFDRQAEVTRLLLEGISSTHVNHLRCLHEFVESQTNYYAQCYQFMLDLQKQLGSSKGEIFSGTFVGNAESASPAGVTSPPAAAATLPAVPTIPVVPTIVGVPNTVAEAVLNPNEVKPPASGTRRARVLYDYEAADSTELALLADEMITVYSLPGMDPDWLIGERGNQKGKVPVTYLELLS
- the SH3GLB2 gene encoding endophilin-B2 isoform X7; this encodes MEFNVKKLASDAGVFFSRAMQFTEEKLGQAEKTELDAHFENLLARADCTKNWTEKILRQTEVLLQPNPSARVEEFLYEKLDRKVPSRVTNGELLAQYMTEAASDFGPGTPYGKTLIKVGETQRRLGAAEREFIRSASISFLTPLRNFLEGDWRTISKERRILQNRRLDLDACKARLKKAKAAEAKAALWSDEVEKAEHELRLTQSEFDRQAEVTRLLLEGISSTHVNHLRCLHEFVESQTNYYAQCYQFMLDLQKQLGRFSGTFVGNAESASPAGVTSPPAAAATLPAVPTIPVVPTIVGVPNTVAEAVLNPNEVKPPASGTRRARVLYDYEAADSTELALLADEMITVYSLPGMDPDWLIGERGNQKGKVPVTYLELLS
- the SH3GLB2 gene encoding endophilin-B2 isoform X6; its protein translation is MEFNVKKLASDAGVFFSRAMQFTEEKLGQAEKTELDAHFENLLARADCTKNWTEKILRQTEVLLQPNPSARVEEFLYEKLDRKVPSRVTNGELLAQYMTEAASDFGPGTPYGKTLIKVGETQRRLGAAEREFIRSASISFLTPLRNFLEGDWRTISKERRILQNRRLDLDACKARLKKAKAAEAKAALWSDEVEKAEHELRLTQSEFDRQAEVTRLLLEGISSTHVNHLRCLHEFVESQTNYYAQCYQFMLDLQKQLGSSKGEIFSGTFVGNAESASPAGVTSPPAAAATLPAVPTIPVVPTIVGVPNTVAEAVLNPNEVKPPASGTRRARVLYDYEAADSTELALLADEMITVYSLPGMDPDWLIGERGNQKGKVPVTYLELLS